The Tigriopus californicus strain San Diego chromosome 5, Tcal_SD_v2.1, whole genome shotgun sequence genome includes a region encoding these proteins:
- the LOC131881458 gene encoding uncharacterized protein LOC131881458 isoform X7 (The sequence of the model RefSeq protein was modified relative to this genomic sequence to represent the inferred CDS: added 57 bases not found in genome assembly), translated as MDCYPYPNQRSPLKEIREEGLFHCDPLDEGESVEAEAESGQPSNKCSLPDLVTTSMAASIQQPRNLFDSVVLLDHLPESSGDDDDGDHLFLLPDRVLAMDSISFREDVAAIAPSFLPQQHSPHNSLDSSDSNRSLRLADDSEGLRLARASNGCRTLWLCEAGLIGQTSSNSSSGHLLVDDSPTLTSNKSVPVHEDDIHSQSPTSSPPPPHQLHHHQQQQYHPQQQQQQQVSSQKNEESPPSNSHPQPQPHHLDEDVDLDHSGQSRDDVNTPSSKRPLSRKSSTHRNQTSDLWFMFDSDEQFGGEGRDQLSLSTKEREDRVRKIKEHQEEERRKKLEELKQHAQASQKFREQQEFERRRHFELLRSKENEKLSAVVERRKAIESADRERKEALLKKAIEREEKIMEKRREQQARMTFAFGSSTPRSLHPNLGSSSDIWGSSRRLASSSNGQGNIMSQSMYSPGPTANRKSAERELMDESMKKRTSSVHGLDKSGDGEDSGLGLPSSSMSQSFCLSGTGGTFTAHRRRTDLMPTITPGMMARESGSSRSSTPAGTKRSTPGRAVSMSRLDQLSRPRLHANHSPSHTRHMAKGTSKTSLPNQHQHHHHQQQQQPGSSHYVDVVFRQGMSASVSMGHLNRPPSNSANHINHRSPVKRRSSQLAKRPPRPRPEGISRESSSVHQSRPPSAMSSDSNTNTNGGVRMRRSHVRRARPISIATTGMSTSMIETRRSTPSRTNQKSLTSSTRMTRSKSIDKDDDNNSTKSTNSLSKSPSSNAVGGTPRRTPAQVKADSNAKKGKTPVKAPSTPMKSPVGKKDFVSSSTSIEERPPKSTTPDLTPKFQTEEVTPDVISGGAIGEGQKSPVKDKSPPPSTADGGQENTADSGPGTPSKKIISSEEEAKAKLAEKRRQMKEKMEREAELERQRLAEEERLEEERRLKEEEEERLAMIEADRLAALARQAEEERLQKAMEEAQKREEEERQRKEEEEKAKKEKEEAERKAREEAEMKQKEMEEKHRKEEAERLERKKRIEQIMARTRGSKGTPTSTPKKEAAAAPDTKSDDLNGTIVNPAESDNENAYQSTSDPRDQTQHHSANADDMSGEQSSSTASATPQPDLLGDLFSNNNKEQSNTLASPTAPSSVFAENEKNQAQDASPNKQLLLDSPEEKGTIDTQIKEVSASNSNGQSHGNGNHEFDQILDLNEAKESSASEVTTAPIIAFENETTNGGQESGAASPLNKLDANTAGMAFIA; from the exons ATGGATTGTTATCCATACCCAAATCAAAGATCTCCCTTGAAAGAGATCCGGGAGGAAGGTCTTTTTCATTGTGATCCCTTGGATGAGGGTGAATCCGTTGAAGCTGAGGCTGAGAGTGGACAGCCCTCGAACAAGTGCTCCTTACCTGACTTGGTAACCACGTCAATGGCTGCGTCCATTCAGCAGCCCAGAAATCTTTTTGACAGTGTGGTGCTGTTGGACCATTTGCCAGAGTCTTCGGGGGATGATGACGATGGGGATCACTTGTTCTTGCTCCCAGACCGTGTCCTGGCCATGGACAGTATCAGTTTCCGAGAAGATGTGGCCGCTATAGCACCTTCGTTCCTACCCCAACAGCACTCGCCGCACAATTCTCTAGATTCGAGCGATTCCAATCGATCTTTGCGGCTCGCCGATGACTCTGAAGGATTACGATTGGCCCGAGCTAGTAATGGCTGTCGGACTCTTTGGCTCT GTGAAGCGGGACTGATTGGCCAAACGTCCTCGAATTCAAGTTCGGGTCATTTACTGGTGGATGACTCACCCACTCTCACAAGCAACAAGTCCGTTCCTGTTCACGAGGACGACATCCACTCTCAATCTCCCACATCGTCTCCACCCCCACCCCACCAGCTACATCACCATCAGCAGCAACAGTACCAtccccaacaacaacaacaacaacaagtcTCCAGTCAGAAGAACGAAGAAAGCCCGCCCTCAAATAGTCATCCCCAGCCTCAGCCTCACCATTTGGACGAGGATGTGGATCTCGATCACTCGGGGCAGAGTCGAGATGATGTGAACACGCCCAGCTCCAAGCGGCCGCTTTCCAGAAAATCATCAACTCACCGAA GTCGCGACCAATTGTCTTTGTCTACCAAAGAACGCGAAGATCGAGTGCGGAAAATTAAAGAGCatcaagaggaagaaagaaggaagaagttGGAGGAACTCAAACAGCAC GCACAGGCATCTCAAAAGTTCCGTGAGCAACAGGAATTCGAACGAAGACGACACTTTGAGCTTTTGAGATCCAAGGAGAACGAGAAGTTGAGTGCTGTGGTTGAGCGTCGAAAAGCCATCGAGAGTGCTGATCGAGAGCGAAAAGAGGCCTTACTCAAAAAGGCCATCGAGCGTGAGGAAAAGATCATGGAGAAGCGACGTGAACAGCAGGCCAGGATGACCTTTGCATTTGGAAGCTCCACACCACGATCCCTTCATCCCAACTTGGGATCCAGCTCGGATATTTGGGGATCCAGTCGCAG GTTGGCATCTTCCAGCAATGGTCAAGGGAACATCATGAGTCAATCCATGTACAGTCCCGGCCCCACGGCCAATCGAAAGTCCGCTGAGCGGGAGTTGATGGATGAATCTATGAAGAAAAGAACCTCCTCGGTTCACGGATTAGACAAGAGTGGAGATG GCGAGGACTCTGGTCTTGGCTTGCCTAGTTCCTCCATGAGccaatcattttgtttaagTGGAACGGGTGGAACATTCACTGCCCATCGTCGCCGCACTGATCTCATGCCTACCATCACGCCGGGAATGATGGCCCGGGAATCGGGTTCGTCTCGCTCGAGTACACCCGCTGGAACCAAGCGATCCACCCCAGGTAGGGCTGTCTCCATGTCCAGGCTTGACCAATTGTCCAGACCTAGGTTGCATGCTAACCACAGCCCAAGCCACACTAGACACATGGCCAAGGGAACATCAAAGACTTCTCTACccaaccaacaccaacaccaccaccaccaacaacaacaacagccaggCTCTTCACATTATGTGGACGTGGTGTTTAGGCAGGGCATGTCTGCGAGTGTGTCCATGGGACATCTTAACCGACCTCCATCTAACTCGGCTAATCACATCAATCACCGGTCCCCGGTCAAGCGGCGAAGCTCTCAGCTAGCCAAGCGACCTCCGAGACCTCGCCCGGAAG GAATCAGCCGAGAGAGCTCTTCGGTCCATCAATCCCGACCTCCCAGTGCGATGAGCTCGGACTCGAATACCAATACCAATGGAGGGGTTCGAATGCGGCGATCTCACGTCAGAAGAGCCCGGCCCATCAGTATTGCCACCACGGGCATGTCCACCTCCATGATTGAAACCAGACGATCCACACCCTCTAGAACTAATCAAAAAT CCTTAACATCATCCACGAGAATGACTCGATCCAAGAGCATAGACAAGGACGACGACAATAACAGTACCAAAAGTACGAACTCCTTATCGAAAAGTCCCTCGTCCAATGCTGTGGGTGGAACGCCTCGTCGAACCCCCGCTCAAGTCAAAGCTGATTCCAACGCCAAGAAAGGGAAG ACCCCAGTGAAAGCACCTTCTACTCCAATGAAGTCACCCGTGGGCAAGAAAGATTTTGTGAGCTCTTCAACTTCGATTGAAGAGAGACCACCAAAATCAACCACTCCGGATTTAACCCCCAAATTCCAAACTGAAGAGGTGACCCCTGACGTAATTTCTGGAGGAGCAATCGGAGAAGGCCAAAAGTCGCCTGTAAAGGATAAGAGTCCACCCCCGTCGACGGCAGATGGTGGACAAGAAAACACCGCGGATAGTGGACCTGGAACGCCCAGTAAGAAGATCATCTCAAGTGAGGAAGAAGCCAAAGCGAAATTGGCCGAAAAACGACGACAAATGAAGGAGAAGATGGAACGCGAAGCAGAGCTAGAAAGGCAGCGATTG GCCGAAGAAGAACGATTGGAAGAGGAGCGACGACtcaaagaggaggaagaagaacgtTTGGCAATGATCGAGGCTGACCGTCTGGCTGCTTTGGCCAGACAAGCAGAAGAGGAAAGGCTTCAaaaggccatggaagaggctcaaaaacgagaagaagaggagagacaacgcaaagaggaagaagaaaaggccaagaaggagaaggaagaggcgGAGCGAAAAGCACGTGAAGAGGCAGAgatgaagcaaaaagaaatggaggaaaaaCATCGGAAGGAAGAGGCCGAGCGTCTAGAGCGGAAGAAAAGAATCGAGCAGATCATGGCCCGAACTCGCGGTAGTAAGGGCACGCCCACTTCGACTCCCAAGAAAGAGGCTGCTGCGGCACCTGATACTAAGTCAGATGACTTGAATGGCACCATTGTCAATCCGGCGGAAAGCGACAACGAAAATGCCTACCAGTCTACGTCAGATCCTCGAGATCAAACTCAACACCATTCCGCGAATGCCGATGACATGTCCGGGGAGCAGAGCTCGTCCACTGCTTCGGCCACGCCCCAGCCCGACCTCCTAGGGGATCTGTTTTCCAATAACAATAAAGAGCAGAGCAACACTCTGGCTTCACCCACGGCACCATCATCAGTGTTTGCTGAGAACGAAAAGAATCAAGCTCAGGATGCGTCACCTAACAAGCAATTGCTCTTGGATTCTCCCGAGGAGAAGGGAACCATAGACACCCAAATTAAAGAAGTGTCTGCTTCTAACTCCAACGGACAGAG CCATGGTAATGGCAACCATGAATTCGACCAGATCCTCGACCTAAATGAGGCTAAAGAATCCTCTGCCTCGGAAGTAACCACAGCCCCCATTATAGCCTTCGAGAATGAGACAACGAATGGAGGTCAAGAGTCTGGTGCTGCAAGTCCGTTGAACAAGTTGGATGCCAACACCGCTGGTATGGCATTTATTGCGTAG
- the LOC131881458 gene encoding zinc finger CCCH domain-containing protein 13-like isoform X9 (The sequence of the model RefSeq protein was modified relative to this genomic sequence to represent the inferred CDS: added 57 bases not found in genome assembly) — translation MRNVLIFHSEAGLIGQTSSNSSSGHLLVDDSPTLTSNKSVPVHEDDIHSQSPTSSPPPPHQLHHHQQQQYHPQQQQQQQVSSQKNEESPPSNSHPQPQPHHLDEDVDLDHSGQSRDDVNTPSSKRPLSRKSSTHRNQTSDLWFMFDSDEQFGGEGRDQLSLSTKEREDRVRKIKEHQEEERRKKLEELKQHAQASQKFREQQEFERRRHFELLRSKENEKLSAVVERRKAIESADRERKEALLKKAIEREEKIMEKRREQQARMTFAFGSSTPRSLHPNLGSSSDIWGSSRRLASSSNGQGNIMSQSMYSPGPTANRKSAERELMDESMKKRTSSVHGLDKSGDGRPRLSTWKDRSSAVNRSSPSRFLPNLKSIMASPASGAASAKNTSNTNLKGVGTTAGLLYRKDRFTKVQSQPGSPMAEQSPLYWFIRDIDIGDSHSERSSNRRAPSADGRGPRPPGPSPCSRSRHDSHFMRGSASLVGGEDSGLGLPSSSMSQSFCLSGTGGTFTAHRRRTDLMPTITPGMMARESGSSRSSTPAGTKRSTPGRAVSMSRLDQLSRPRLHANHSPSHTRHMAKGTSKTSLPNQHQHHHHQQQQQPGSSHYVDVVFRQGMSASVSMGHLNRPPSNSANHINHRSPVKRRSSQLAKRPPRPRPEGISRESSSVHQSRPPSAMSSDSNTNTNGGVRMRRSHVRRARPISIATTGMSTSMIETRRSTPSRTNQKSLTSSTRMTRSKSIDKDDDNNSTKSTNSLSKSPSSNAVGGTPRRTPAQVKADSNAKKGKTPVKAPSTPMKSPVGKKDFVSSSTSIEERPPKSTTPDLTPKFQTEEVTPDVISGGAIGEGQKSPVKDKSPPPSTADGGQENTADSGPGTPSKKIISSEEEAKAKLAEKRRQMKEKMEREAELERQRLAEEERLEEERRLKEEEEERLAMIEADRLAALARQAEEERLQKAMEEAQKREEEERQRKEEEEKAKKEKEEAERKAREEAEMKQKEMEEKHRKEEAERLERKKRIEQIMARTRGSKGTPTSTPKKEAAAAPDTKSDDLNGTIVNPAESDNENAYQSTSDPRDQTQHHSANADDMSGEQSSSTASATPQPDLLGDLFSNNNKEQSNTLASPTAPSSVFAENEKNQAQDASPNKQLLLDSPEEKGTIDTQIKEVSASNSNGQSHGNGNHEFDQILDLNEAKESSASEVTTAPIIAFENETTNGGQESGAASPLNKLDANTAGMAFIA, via the exons atgagaaatgtcTTAATTTTCCATA GTGAAGCGGGACTGATTGGCCAAACGTCCTCGAATTCAAGTTCGGGTCATTTACTGGTGGATGACTCACCCACTCTCACAAGCAACAAGTCCGTTCCTGTTCACGAGGACGACATCCACTCTCAATCTCCCACATCGTCTCCACCCCCACCCCACCAGCTACATCACCATCAGCAGCAACAGTACCAtccccaacaacaacaacaacaacaagtcTCCAGTCAGAAGAACGAAGAAAGCCCGCCCTCAAATAGTCATCCCCAGCCTCAGCCTCACCATTTGGACGAGGATGTGGATCTCGATCACTCGGGGCAGAGTCGAGATGATGTGAACACGCCCAGCTCCAAGCGGCCGCTTTCCAGAAAATCATCAACTCACCGAA GTCGCGACCAATTGTCTTTGTCTACCAAAGAACGCGAAGATCGAGTGCGGAAAATTAAAGAGCatcaagaggaagaaagaaggaagaagttGGAGGAACTCAAACAGCAC GCACAGGCATCTCAAAAGTTCCGTGAGCAACAGGAATTCGAACGAAGACGACACTTTGAGCTTTTGAGATCCAAGGAGAACGAGAAGTTGAGTGCTGTGGTTGAGCGTCGAAAAGCCATCGAGAGTGCTGATCGAGAGCGAAAAGAGGCCTTACTCAAAAAGGCCATCGAGCGTGAGGAAAAGATCATGGAGAAGCGACGTGAACAGCAGGCCAGGATGACCTTTGCATTTGGAAGCTCCACACCACGATCCCTTCATCCCAACTTGGGATCCAGCTCGGATATTTGGGGATCCAGTCGCAG GTTGGCATCTTCCAGCAATGGTCAAGGGAACATCATGAGTCAATCCATGTACAGTCCCGGCCCCACGGCCAATCGAAAGTCCGCTGAGCGGGAGTTGATGGATGAATCTATGAAGAAAAGAACCTCCTCGGTTCACGGATTAGACAAGAGTGGAGATG GTCGCCCGAGGTTATCCACATGGAAAGACCGATCTTCAGCGGTCAACCGATCCTCACCTTCGAGATTCTTACCCAACCTCAAGTCTATCATGGCTTCACCGGCCTCTGGTGCGGCCTCGGCCAAAAATACCTCCAATACTAATCTGAAAGGCGTTGGAACAACGGCAGGGCTCCTCTATAGGAAGGACAGATTCACCAAAGTCCAGTCCCAGCCAGGATCGCCCATGGCCGAACAATCGCCATTGTACTGGTTCATTCGCGACATTGACATTGGTGATAGTCACTCTGAACGTAGCTCGAACCGTCGAGCACCCTCAGCTGATGGTCGCGGACCTCGTCCTCCTGGTCCGAGTCCTTGCAGCAGATCCAGACATGACTCGCACTTCATGCGAGGTTCAGCCTCCTTAGTTGGCG GCGAGGACTCTGGTCTTGGCTTGCCTAGTTCCTCCATGAGccaatcattttgtttaagTGGAACGGGTGGAACATTCACTGCCCATCGTCGCCGCACTGATCTCATGCCTACCATCACGCCGGGAATGATGGCCCGGGAATCGGGTTCGTCTCGCTCGAGTACACCCGCTGGAACCAAGCGATCCACCCCAGGTAGGGCTGTCTCCATGTCCAGGCTTGACCAATTGTCCAGACCTAGGTTGCATGCTAACCACAGCCCAAGCCACACTAGACACATGGCCAAGGGAACATCAAAGACTTCTCTACccaaccaacaccaacaccaccaccaccaacaacaacaacagccaggCTCTTCACATTATGTGGACGTGGTGTTTAGGCAGGGCATGTCTGCGAGTGTGTCCATGGGACATCTTAACCGACCTCCATCTAACTCGGCTAATCACATCAATCACCGGTCCCCGGTCAAGCGGCGAAGCTCTCAGCTAGCCAAGCGACCTCCGAGACCTCGCCCGGAAG GAATCAGCCGAGAGAGCTCTTCGGTCCATCAATCCCGACCTCCCAGTGCGATGAGCTCGGACTCGAATACCAATACCAATGGAGGGGTTCGAATGCGGCGATCTCACGTCAGAAGAGCCCGGCCCATCAGTATTGCCACCACGGGCATGTCCACCTCCATGATTGAAACCAGACGATCCACACCCTCTAGAACTAATCAAAAAT CCTTAACATCATCCACGAGAATGACTCGATCCAAGAGCATAGACAAGGACGACGACAATAACAGTACCAAAAGTACGAACTCCTTATCGAAAAGTCCCTCGTCCAATGCTGTGGGTGGAACGCCTCGTCGAACCCCCGCTCAAGTCAAAGCTGATTCCAACGCCAAGAAAGGGAAG ACCCCAGTGAAAGCACCTTCTACTCCAATGAAGTCACCCGTGGGCAAGAAAGATTTTGTGAGCTCTTCAACTTCGATTGAAGAGAGACCACCAAAATCAACCACTCCGGATTTAACCCCCAAATTCCAAACTGAAGAGGTGACCCCTGACGTAATTTCTGGAGGAGCAATCGGAGAAGGCCAAAAGTCGCCTGTAAAGGATAAGAGTCCACCCCCGTCGACGGCAGATGGTGGACAAGAAAACACCGCGGATAGTGGACCTGGAACGCCCAGTAAGAAGATCATCTCAAGTGAGGAAGAAGCCAAAGCGAAATTGGCCGAAAAACGACGACAAATGAAGGAGAAGATGGAACGCGAAGCAGAGCTAGAAAGGCAGCGATTG GCCGAAGAAGAACGATTGGAAGAGGAGCGACGACtcaaagaggaggaagaagaacgtTTGGCAATGATCGAGGCTGACCGTCTGGCTGCTTTGGCCAGACAAGCAGAAGAGGAAAGGCTTCAaaaggccatggaagaggctcaaaaacgagaagaagaggagagacaacgcaaagaggaagaagaaaaggccaagaaggagaaggaagaggcgGAGCGAAAAGCACGTGAAGAGGCAGAgatgaagcaaaaagaaatggaggaaaaaCATCGGAAGGAAGAGGCCGAGCGTCTAGAGCGGAAGAAAAGAATCGAGCAGATCATGGCCCGAACTCGCGGTAGTAAGGGCACGCCCACTTCGACTCCCAAGAAAGAGGCTGCTGCGGCACCTGATACTAAGTCAGATGACTTGAATGGCACCATTGTCAATCCGGCGGAAAGCGACAACGAAAATGCCTACCAGTCTACGTCAGATCCTCGAGATCAAACTCAACACCATTCCGCGAATGCCGATGACATGTCCGGGGAGCAGAGCTCGTCCACTGCTTCGGCCACGCCCCAGCCCGACCTCCTAGGGGATCTGTTTTCCAATAACAATAAAGAGCAGAGCAACACTCTGGCTTCACCCACGGCACCATCATCAGTGTTTGCTGAGAACGAAAAGAATCAAGCTCAGGATGCGTCACCTAACAAGCAATTGCTCTTGGATTCTCCCGAGGAGAAGGGAACCATAGACACCCAAATTAAAGAAGTGTCTGCTTCTAACTCCAACGGACAGAG CCATGGTAATGGCAACCATGAATTCGACCAGATCCTCGACCTAAATGAGGCTAAAGAATCCTCTGCCTCGGAAGTAACCACAGCCCCCATTATAGCCTTCGAGAATGAGACAACGAATGGAGGTCAAGAGTCTGGTGCTGCAAGTCCGTTGAACAAGTTGGATGCCAACACCGCTGGTATGGCATTTATTGCGTAG